The genomic interval CTGGTCTCGCTGCGCGGCGACACCCTGTACGTGGAGGCGAGCAATCTGCTGGCCACCGACGCCGGGCTGCGCACGGGCACGACGTTCACCGGGCTGCGCGGCGGGGCGAGCGGCAACGGCCTGTTCACCACCACGGTGGAGGGCACCGGGCAGGCGGCGATCATGTCGGACGGCACGGCGGTCCTGCTGCGGGTGTCCGCGCAGTATCCGCTGATGGTCGACCCCGGCGCGTACATCGCCCACCAGGGCCGGCTCCAGCAGAGCTTTCAGGCGGGGGTGAACTTCCGGACGCTGATGGGCGAGGGCTCCGGCGAGGCGTTCCAGATCCGCTTCGAGGGCGACGGCGTGGTCTATGTGCAG from Streptomyces sp. CA-278952 carries:
- a CDS encoding AIM24 family protein — protein: MFRLQGSKTLAVDLTGDAVKAKNGSMVAYDGRMSFKKMSGGGEGLRGMVTRRLTGEQMTVMEVSGQGTCYFADRASEINLVSLRGDTLYVEASNLLATDAGLRTGTTFTGLRGGASGNGLFTTTVEGTGQAAIMSDGTAVLLRVSAQYPLMVDPGAYIAHQGRLQQSFQAGVNFRTLMGEGSGEAFQIRFEGDGVVYVQPSERNTVGGDV